The Macaca thibetana thibetana isolate TM-01 chromosome 11, ASM2454274v1, whole genome shotgun sequence genome window below encodes:
- the SPRING1 gene encoding SREBP regulating gene protein isoform X2, protein MVNLAAMVWRRLLRKRWVLALVFGLSLVYFLSSTFKQEERAVRDRNLLQVHDHNQPIPWKVQFNLGNSSRPSNQCRNSIQGKHLITDELGYVCERKDLLVNGCCNVNVPSTKQYCCDGCWPNGCCSAYEYCVSCCLQPNKQLLLERFLNRAAVAFQNLFMAVEDHFELCLAKCRTSSQSVQHENTYRDPIAKYCYGESPPELFPA, encoded by the exons ATGGTGAACCTGGCGGCCATGGTGTGGCGCCGGCTTCTGCGGAAGAGGTGGGTGCTCGCCCTGGTCTTCGGGCTGTCGCTCGTCTACTTCCTCAGCAGCACCTTCAAGCAG GAGGAGAGGGCAGTGAGAGATAGGAATCTCCTCCAGGTTCATGACCATAATCAGCCCATCCCGTGGAAAGTGCAGTTTAACTTGGGCAATAGCAGTCGTCCGAGCAATCAGTGCCGCAACTCCATTCAAGGGAAGCACCTCATCACGGACGAACTCG GCTACGTTTGTGAGAGGAAGGATTTGCTGGTAAATGGCTGCTGTAACGTCAACGTCCCTAGCACGAAGCAGTACTGCTGTGATGGCTGCTGGCCCAACGGCTGCTGCAGCGCCTATGAGTACTGTGTCTCCTGCTGCCTGCAGCCCAACAAG CAACTTCTCCTGGAGCGCTTCCTCAACCGGGCAGCTGTGGCATTCCAGAACCTCTTCATGGCAGTCGAAGATCACTTTGAGTTGTGCCTGGCCAAATGCAGGACCTCATCCCAG AGCGTGCAGCATGAGAACACCTACCGGGACCCTATAGCAAAGTATTGCTATGGAGAAAGCCCGCCCGAGCTCTTCCCCGCATGA
- the SPRING1 gene encoding SREBP regulating gene protein isoform X3, which yields MVNLAAMVWRRLLRKRWVLALVFGLSLVYFLSSTFKQSVQHENTYRDPIAKYCYGESPPELFPA from the exons ATGGTGAACCTGGCGGCCATGGTGTGGCGCCGGCTTCTGCGGAAGAGGTGGGTGCTCGCCCTGGTCTTCGGGCTGTCGCTCGTCTACTTCCTCAGCAGCACCTTCAAGCAG AGCGTGCAGCATGAGAACACCTACCGGGACCCTATAGCAAAGTATTGCTATGGAGAAAGCCCGCCCGAGCTCTTCCCCGCATGA
- the SPRING1 gene encoding SREBP regulating gene protein isoform X1, with product MVNLAAMVWRRLLRKRWVLALVFGLSLVYFLSSTFKQEERAVRDRNLLQVHDHNQPIPWKVQFNLGNSSRPSNQCRNSIQGKHLITDELGYVCERKDLLVNGCCNVNVPSTKQYCCDGCWPNGCCSAYEYCVSCCLQPNKQLLLERFLNRAAVAFQNLFMAVEDHFELCLAKCRTSSQCLRSVPYRELNEAQDQVQNAHRILDYSQ from the exons ATGGTGAACCTGGCGGCCATGGTGTGGCGCCGGCTTCTGCGGAAGAGGTGGGTGCTCGCCCTGGTCTTCGGGCTGTCGCTCGTCTACTTCCTCAGCAGCACCTTCAAGCAG GAGGAGAGGGCAGTGAGAGATAGGAATCTCCTCCAGGTTCATGACCATAATCAGCCCATCCCGTGGAAAGTGCAGTTTAACTTGGGCAATAGCAGTCGTCCGAGCAATCAGTGCCGCAACTCCATTCAAGGGAAGCACCTCATCACGGACGAACTCG GCTACGTTTGTGAGAGGAAGGATTTGCTGGTAAATGGCTGCTGTAACGTCAACGTCCCTAGCACGAAGCAGTACTGCTGTGATGGCTGCTGGCCCAACGGCTGCTGCAGCGCCTATGAGTACTGTGTCTCCTGCTGCCTGCAGCCCAACAAG CAACTTCTCCTGGAGCGCTTCCTCAACCGGGCAGCTGTGGCATTCCAGAACCTCTTCATGGCAGTCGAAGATCACTTTGAGTTGTGCCTGGCCAAATGCAGGACCTCATCCCAG TGTCTCCGCAGCGTGCCTTACCGGGAACTGAATGAAGCACAGGATCAGGTGCAGAACGCCCATCGGATCTTAGACTATTCCCAGTAA